A region from the Salvia splendens isolate huo1 chromosome 15, SspV2, whole genome shotgun sequence genome encodes:
- the LOC121768632 gene encoding protein LURP-one-related 15-like, with protein MPMTLEELLDSQTSTETYFSGVEEKSSASTSAVLLDAAGNPIITFQQKVFRGERIQRICFFSVRKSSMIQFKTKLDMSMVANSKEDRCDFRIEGSWFERSCAIYARDTNNVIAQLYLMDSTTNWLHSIFVETEAKNIVSDQRPKLLISRSEQRPKL; from the exons ATGCCGATGACTCTAGAAGAACTTTTGGATTCACAGACCTCGACGGAAACCTACTTTTCAGGAGTAGAGGAAAAGTCTTCAGCCTCCACATCCGCCGTCTTGCTCGACGCCGCCGGTAACCCTATCATCACCTTCCAGCAGAAG GTTTTCAGAGGAGAGCGGATTCAAAGAATATGCTTTTTTAGTGTGAGAAAGTCATCGATGATTCAGTTCAAGACGAAGCTGGATATGTCCATGGTTGCTAATTCCAAAGAGGATCGCTGTGATTTTAGGATTGAAGGTAGCTGGTTTGAGCGATCATGCGCCATATACGCCAGAGACACCAATAATGTCATTGCTCAA CTTTACTTAATGGATTCTACTACTAATTGGCTTCATTCGATCTTTGTTGAG ACAGAGGCCAAAAATATTGTGAGTGATCAAAGGCCTAAACTATTGATAAGTAGAAGTGAACAGAGGCCTAAGTTATGA